Within the Actinomycetota bacterium genome, the region AGCACCCAGCGGCTCTCTTCCCAGTCGCCGACGTCGACGACCATCCGGAGGGACGGGATGGCCAACGTCGGACCGGTCGGATCCAGCGGCGAGCTGCCGTTCTGTGGGATCGTGTGCGCATCCCCGCCGACCGTGTACGGCCCCCGGTCGAAGATAGGCCGCAGCGGACCTGCCTCCTCACTGACGAGGTGGCGAAGGTGCAGCGGCCGGACGTGTCCCCAACGCCAGTCGTCGGGGTGCTCGGTCCGCAGCCGGTGGACGACGTGGCGCAGCGCGTCGGCGATGAGGTCGGACCACGGTGCGTCGAACCAACCGTCGGGCTGGGTCCGCAGCAGACGGCTCAGGTGCGACACGCGACGCAGAGCGAGGATGGAGTGGTCGGTGATGGCCGTGAACGGTTCCCCCAACATCGCGTCGGCGCTCCGGGGCGCCTTGACCCGCACGATGCGGACGGCCAGCTCCGCCACCAGCAACTCGAACACCGTCGCCGCGGACGAGTCGGCCGTCACCCTACCGTCCCACCGCTCGAGCAGTCCCAGCACGTAGGCGACGTCGGGATCGTCCCTGGGCGCCGCGAGGACCGACTCTCGGATCTCGCGCCAGGGCAGCGACCGCACATCGGTCTGCGCGGCCAGAGTCGATGCGACGTCCCAGTCGTCGCGTGCCTGCAGCAACTCCCCGATGGCGGCGACGCGGTAGCCGTCGAGGAAGTCGGCACCGAGGAAGGCGGTGTGCGCCGCCCCGACCGGTTCGTTGTTGGCGGTCGCGACCCAACCATCGTCGGGATCGCGCACGTGCGGAAGCTGCTCGGGGTCGAGCAGGTCGTCCTCCCACCCGACGTTCGCCTCCCACGCCGGCAGGGGCACGGTGTGGTAGCCCCTACGCCGCACGGGCAGGTCGCCGACCAGTTGCCACCCGATGGTCCCGGACGTGTCGGCCCACGCCAGGTTGAGCTGGAACGCGGGCCACGACCGCACCGCAGCACGGAAGTCGTCGAACGTGCGGGCCCGCGGCAGCGCGAGCACACCCGGAGCGGCCCGGGGCGCGCGCCACGTCGCGGCCATCGACAGGGCGACGTCGATGCCTTCGAGAGCGGGGCTGACGATCGGGCCGCGGGGGGTCTCCAGCACGGACTCGATCACCGGCTCGCCACCTCGCACCTCGATCACCTCCTCCCGGACGGTGCACGGCGTCCAGCCGTCGGGCCCGCGGACGGAGCGGCCGTCGGGACCGACCTCCTCGATGAACAGGTCGGTGTTGTCGGTGTGCGCGGCGGTCGCCCCCCACGCCCCGTGGCCGTTGTGCGCCGCACCGAACCCCACCGTCCCGACGAGCGACGCACCCGCGACGGTCCACTCCGATGACCGCAGGTGCAGCAGGTACCACAGGTTCGGCAGCAGCGGGGGCAGGTGGGGGTCGTTGGCCAGCAGCGGCCGGCCGCTCGAGGTCCTCGACCCGGCGACCGCCCAGTTGTTGGACGCTGCCCCGGCGAGCGCCCCGACCACGTGCTCGACGTCGTGGCTGAGGTGGTCGATGACCTCGCCCAGAGCCGTACCCGGTGGCGAGGTCACCGGCAGCTGGGGATCGCGCCCCGGGTCGACCACCGCGAGGGCGTCGGGTCCGTCGGCGAGCAGGACCCGGAGCCGCGCCAGCTCCGACTCCCAGTTCCCGGCGAGAAGGAAGCTGAGGAACTTGATGGTGGCCAGGACGTCCACGGGTCGGTGGGGGGTCGGGGCGCGGCGCAGCAGCGTGAACTCGTGCGCCGGCTTGGGCACGCCCCGCGTCGCCCCGGCGGTCACGCCGGCGGCGTAGGCGGTCACGACCGTGCGCTCCTCGTCGCCGAGGTGGTCGAGCTGTTCGCGGGCGACGTGGTGGAAGCCGATGCGCCGTGCGAGCCGATCCCAGCCGATCCCGCCGGCGCCGACCAGCTCGCTGAGCTCACCGGCAGCCAGGCGCTTGTACAGCTCGAGCTGGAAGGAGCGGTCCTGTCCCATCGCGAAGCCCGCCCCGAACCACACATCCTCAGCGGACGCCGCGGTCACGTGCGGCACGCCCCAGCCGTCGCGGCGGATCGTCACCGGGGCGCGCGCCCCGTTCACCGTGAGCACCCCGTCCGTGATCGGCAGCCGCGCCCCGAGCGTGGCCCGGAACGCCGTCCGCAGCAGGCGCTGCGTGGGGCGGGCCAACGATGAGCCTCCGGGTCCGGCGAATGCGAGCCGAGGGCACGCTACTAGCGTGTCCTCCGTCTCCCCAGAAACCACCGGATGCGGTGGTTGTCGGGTGGCTGGGCCCGGTCGGGGCGGGGTCGGGCGCGGCTTCGGGCGGGGGAACGCGTAGGAACCCCCGGATACGGTGGTTTCCGTGAGGTGCCGCGGTGGCCGGTAGCGTCCGCGGCGTGAACGCTGAGGACGCCCCGAACCCCCTCGCCCTCCTGCACGAGCGGGGCTACGTCCAGGACGTCACCGACGAGGCCGGGCTGCGCGAGGCTCTCGCGACCCGACGGGTCACCTTCTACGTCGGCTTCGACCCCTCGGCCCCGAGCCTGCACGCCGGCAACCTCGTCGGGATCATGGCCATGGCGTGGCTGCAGCGCCTCGGACACCGACCGATCGCGATCTCGGGCGGGGCGACGGGGCGCATCGGCGATCCCAGCGGGAAGGACGAGGAGCGCGAGCTGCTCGACGACGCCACGATCGAAGCCAACCTCTCGCGCCACAAGGCCCAGCTCGGGCGCTTCCTCGACCTCTCGCAGCCCGACCGCGGGCTGCTCCTCGACAACCACGACTGGCTCGGGGAGTTCAGCTTCCTCGGCTTCCTCCGTGACGTCGGCAAGCACTTCTCGGTCAACGCGATGATCGCGCGCGAGTCGGTCAAGCGTCGGCTCGAGGAGCGCGAGCAGGGCATCAGCTACACCGAGTTCAGCTACCAGCTGCTGCAGGCGTACGACTTCGCCCACCTCTACGAGGCCGAGGGATGCATCCTCCAGGGTGGCGGCTCCGACCAGTGGGGCAACATCGTCGCTGGCGTCGACCTGATCCGCCGCATGCACGGGGGTGAGGCCTTCGGCCTGACCTGGCCGCTGTTGACCACCGCGTCGGGCCAGAAGTTCGGCAAGTCCGCTGGCAACGCCGTCTGGCTCGACCCCGACATGACCTCGCCCTACGCCTGGTACCAGTACTGGCTCAACACCGAGGACGGCGACGTCGAACGCTTCCTCAAGCTGTTCACGTTCCTCGATCTCGACGAGGTCGGAGCGATCGTCACCGAGCACGCTGAGGCACCGCACCGCCGGCACGGCCAGCGGCGCCTGGCCGAGGAGCTCACCCGCATCGTCCACGGCGCCGACGGTCTCGCCGAGGCGGAGCGCGCGACGGCGGTCCTGTTCGGCGACGAACCGTTCACCGGCCTCGACGACGCCATCCTGGCCGAGGCGTTCGACGCCGCCCCGTCCGCCGAGCTGCCACGCGAACGGCTCGAGTCGGACGACCTCGGCCTGCTCGAGCTCATGACCACGGTCGGTGCCGCGGCGACCAACAGCGAGGCGCGACGCCTCGTTGATCAGGGAGCCGTCCGGGTCAACAACGCACGGATCGACGACAGCGAGCGCACGATCGGCGTCGAGGATCTCGCCTCCGAGACGACCTTGGTGGTGAGGGTCGGCAAGAAGCGCTACTACCTGGCGAGGTTCGTGTGACCGCCGGCGATCACCCCCTGCCCGGTGGCGGCACGGGAGGCGGCGCCCCGCGCGACAGCGCCGCGCGTGACGGCGGCGCGCGTGACGGCGGGGCCCGGACGATCGCCCGCGATGACGTTGTCGTCGAGGGAGCGAGGCTGTCGCACCTCGTATCCGGACCTGACGAGGGCGAGCTCGTGTTGCTCCTCCACGGCATGCCGGCCTCAGCCGAGCTGTGGCGTGATGTCATCCCCCGCTTCGCCGTCGAGGGCTACCGCGTCCTCGCCCCGGACCTCCCCGGGTACGGGGCGACCCGGCTGCCCGAGCGAGGCGACCGCTCGCTCGCGGGCGCGGCCACGCTGCTGGCGACGTGGCTGACGGCGCGAGAGCAGCAGGCTTGGGTCATCGGCCACGACCTCGGCGGGGCGGTGGCCCAGATCCTCGTCACCGCGCACCCGGAGGTGGTCTCGCGGTTGACCCTCTGCGACAGCGTCTTCGCCGACGTCTGGCCGGTGACGCCGATCCGACTGCTCCGCGCGGTCGCCCGCATCCGGGCGTACGAACTGATGGTGAGGCTCAGGCTCGGCCGCAACCCCTACACGTCGTGGCAGCTCCGCCGCGGCTTCGCCGATGCCGACCGGGTCGACGCGGCGACCGTCGAGCGCGTGTTCTGGGACGGCAAGCTCGACGATCCGGCGGGGCGCCGCGAGTTCGCCCGCCACCTCGAACTGCTCGACAACCAGCAGACGGTGACGATCGTGGATGCGCTCCGCGACGTCGACGTGCCGGTCCACCTGATCTGGGGCACCGCGGACGCGTTCCTCCCGTGGTCCCCGGTCGGCGAGCGCCTCCGCGATGCGTTCGGGATCTCCCCGCGTGTCACCCTCGTCGAGGACGCGGGCCACTTCCTCCCCCTCGAGCGCCCCGACGCCTTCGCCGACGCCGCCCTCGCCACCTGAGCGTGTGCATCTGGACCCGCGTTCCGGGTCGCTCTGCACCCACTGGGTTCTCCACAGCTCGCACCCGGCTCGTGCTTCCCCCCTGCGTGGTGACGGGTCACGCTGCGGTCATGGGGTGGACCGAGTTCTTCGAGATCGTCGAACGCCAGGGTGGGCTCGGGGCGCGACGTCAGGCTCTCGAGTGCGACATCAGCGCCAGTGCCTTCGACCGACGGGTCAAGGCACAGTCCTGGGATCGCCCGTACGCCGGCGTGGTACGGGTCCCCGGGGCGCCGTACGGGCCGAGGGAACGCCACCGGGCGGCGCTGCTCGCGATCGGAGGTGACGCTGCTCTCGCCGGTGAGTCCGCGCTCTGGTGGCGGGGCGTGACCGATAAGCCGCCACCCGTCATCACCATCCTGGTGGACTGGCGTCGCCGCGCCCCGAAGCTACCTGGCGTCCGCGTGATACGGAGCCGTGTCATCCGTGAGGACGACCTCGAGGAGGTCGACGGAGCACTGGTGACGACGGTCCGGCGAGCCTTCCTCGACCTGGCGGGGCGCCTTCGGCGGCGACGGCTCCGAGCGTTGCTCATCGATGCGCGGCAGCGACGGAAGGTGGAGTTGGCCGACGTCGCGGAGCGGGCCCTGATGGTGCTGCGTGTCCCGGGGCGCAACCGTCTGCTCCGGCTCGTGGCCGAGCTCGCACCTGACCGCGCGGACTCCATCCTGACCGAACTCGTCTTCCAGGGTCTCGTGGCGGCTGACCTGGTCCCCGACGCGGTCCCGGCGACGGTCCCCGTGTCGGGGCGCGAGCTGCATCCCGACATCACGTTCGCGGCGCGACAGGTCGCGATCGAGTGCGATGGCTACGGGTCGCACTCGGAGCGGTCGCACCTCGAACTCGACAACCGTAAGAACAACGCGTACCTGCTGGCGGGATGGAAGGTCCTGCGCATCGACTGGGGACGGTTCGAGAACGACTGGGACGGCTTCATCGCCGAGGTCCGTGCCGCCCTCGCTGCTGCCGCCTGACCAGTGGGTGCAGATCCGCCCGGTAGCCGGGTCCGGTTGCACACGCTCAACCCTCGACCACGCCAGTGGGTGCAGATCGGCCCGGTAGCCGGGTCTGGTTGCACACGCTCGGCCCTCGGCGCCCCGACGCCTTCGCCGACGCCGCCCTCGCCACCTGACGCCCACCTGACCGCGGTCAGAGTGTGGAGGTGATCCAGCCCTCGATGACGACCGCCGCGGTGAGGACAGCTGCACCGGTCCGCGTCACGTCCCAGCCACCCGTGGCGACGGCGGCGAGCCCGACCGCCGCGAGGACGGCCACGAGCGTGAACACCGACCGTGCCGGCGCCCCGTCCCCGCCCGGTTCCCGGACGATCCTCCACCCGCGCGCTGCCGCGAGCAGCCCGAGCCCACCGGCTGGCAGAGCCAGGCCCAGGAACAGCACCGCGAGTCCCGAACGGGCGCGGTCATCGGCGAGCGCGGTCACGTCGGTGACGTAGAGGACCACGGCGGCCGCGAAGGCCGCGAGCAACGCGAGCCCCACGAGGACCAGCAAGACCCCGGAGACGATGGCCGGTTCGCGCTGCATCCGGCGCCAGGCTCGGGCCATCCCGCTCACCCGCCTCCTCACGACGCGAGGACGCACGCTACCCGTCCTAGTCTGGGCGCTCCCCCCTCAGCGAACCTCACCGAGAGGCGGCCGTGTCACCCGAGCAGCTGCTCGACGACCTGCGACGGCTCGTCGAGGTCGAGTCGCCGTCAGGCGATCTGGATGCGTTGCACGCCTGCGCGGCGGAGGTCGCCGAGCTCATCGTGCGTCGTCTCGGCGGCGATCCCCACATCGACCGTGATGCGCGGGTGGACTGGTGCACCGATCCCCGCGCTGACGCACCCGTGCTCATCCTCGGTCATCTCGACACCGTCTGGCCGCTCGGCACCCTCAACCGGCTCCCCTTCGGCATCACCGACGACCGCGTGACCGGTCCCGGCGTGTTCGACATGAAGGCCGGGTTGGTGGTGGCGGTGTACGCCATCGCCGTCCTCCAGGAGAACGGCACCGCCCCGCCCGTCCGCATCCTGGTCACGTCGGACGAGGAGACCGGCAGCCAGACGTCGCGCGAGCTCATCGAGGAGGCGGCACGCGCGAGCGGCCGCGTCCTCGTGCTGGAACCGTGTGGACCGGAGGGCGCGATCAAGACCGCACGCAAGGGCGTCGCCATCGGCCGGCTGACCGTCCACGGCCGGGCGTCGCACGCGGGGCTCGCTCCGGAGCGGGGCATAAACGCGGCGGTCGCGCTCGGGCGGCTCCTGCCGGCCATCGAGGCCATGGGCGAGGGCGAGACGACCGTGACGCCGAGCCTGCTCCGCGGCGGCACGACGATGAACACGGTGCCCGCGCGAGCCGACGTGCAGTTCGACATCCGCTTCCTCGACCCCTCGGAGCCGGACCGACTCCGGGCCGCGCTCGGGGCGCTCGACGCCGGCCCCGCCGAGCTCACCTGGGAGGTGCACGTCAACCGACCTCCGATGCGCCCCGCCGCCTCCGAGCCGCTGTTGCCTGCCCTCCGCGCCGCGGCGGCGGCGGCCGGGGTCGAGGTGGACACGGTGGCCGTGGGGGGCGCGTCGGACGGCAACCTCGCCGCCGCGGCCGGGGCGTTCGTGCTCGACGGTCTGGGACCCGAAGGCGATGGGGCGCACGCCGAGGACGAGCACGTGACCGTCAGCGGGCTCGCACGACGCGTCGCGCTGCTGGCGGAGCTGCTCCCGCGGGTGGCCGCTGTCCCTCCGCCGGGCTGACCGCGGTCGCTGCCCGTCCGGTGGGTGCCGACGGCCGCACCGGAGACGTGCGTCTTGCACGGTGTGCTAGAGGAGGCCTGTGCGCAGCTGTGGCGCACAACCCTCCTCGGCCGCGTCCGCGAAGAGGAGGATCACCCGTGATCGGCTACGCGCTCATCTGCGAGGAGCATCCCGGAAGCGACCTGATCCGGCACGCCCCGGCGGCGCAGGACCACGGCTTCGACTACCTGTCCATCTCCGACCACTTCCACCCCTGGACGGACACCCAGGGCCACAGCCCGTTCGCGTGGTCGATCCTCGGGGCGCTCGCGGTGACGACCGACCTCCCGCTGCTCACGGCGGTCACCTGCCCCATCAAGCGCTACCACCCGGCGCTCGTCGCCCAGATGGCCGCGACCGTCGCGGAGCTCGCACCCGATCGTCTCACCCTCGGGCTCGGATCGGGGGAGTTGCTCAACGAGCACGTGGTCGGTGGCGCGTGGCCGGATCCGGTCACGCGCCTGGAGATGGTCCAAGAGGCCATCGCGATCGTCCGGGCCCTGTTCGAGGGCGACGAGGTCAGCCACCGTGGCCGGCACTTCACGGTCGATCGCGCCCGGCTCTACACGCTGCCGTCGTCCCCTCCGCCCATCGCACTGGCGGCGGGTGGCGAGTCGGCAGCACGGGTCGCTGCCGACGTGGGTGCAGCCCTCGTCACGACGTCGCCGGACGCGGACCTCATCGGTGCCTACCGGGATGCGGGTGGCGAGGGACCGGTCTACGGGCAGATCACGTGCTGCTGGGCCGACTCGGAGGAGGCGGGGCGCGACACGATGCGGGAGCGCTGGCCGCAGACCGTGGTGGGCTGGGACGTGTCCGCCGAGCTGCCGACACCGTCGGGGTTCGAGGACGCCAGCGCCCACGCCTCGACCGAGGAGGCCGTCGGGAGCTCGCCGGTCGGCCCCGACCCCGAGCCGTACGCCGACAGCGTCAGCACCTACCTCGATGCCGGCTGCGACCACGTCGCCTTCCACCAGGTCGGTCCCGACCAGACCGGGTTCCTGGCCTTCGCGAAGGGTGAGCTGCTCCCGCGCCTGCGCAGCTGAAGCTGCGGGGGGGCCCGGTCGCGTGTCGCGGCCGTGCCCAGGTACCGTCCGGCGTATGTCGTCCGCGCGTACTCTGGGTGCCGTTCTGCTGTTGGCATCGGCGATCGCTGCCCTGTCGGTGGTGCCGTTCGCGCTGTCGGCGGAGGCACCAGCCGCCACGGTCCAGGTCGAGGACAACGCCTACACTCCGGAGGTCGTCGAGGTCGCTACGGGCCAGACGGTGGAGTGGATCTGGACCGGAACCGGCGACCACAGCGTCACCTTCGAGGACGGGGAGGACAGTCACCCCGGCTGCGGGATCACGAACCGCGAGGCGTGCGGGGGCACTGGCGACACCTACGAGCGGGCGTTCTCCAAGTCCGGGGACTTCCGCTACTGGTGCCGCGTCCACGTCAGCACTTACGACATGCGGGGGACCGTCCGGGTGACGGGGGCACAGCCCTCGCCCAGCCCGACCTCGCCCGATCTCCCGACGGAGTCCGAGACCACCGAGACGCCTTCGCCCACGCCCACGCCGAGCCGGACGCCGGCGCCGACGCCATCGACGGAGCCGACCGAGGAGCCGACCACCGAACCGACCGAGGAGCCGACCGAGGACCCCTCGACGGAGCCGCCGTCGGAGCCGCCGTTCGTCCACGAGCCGCCACCCCCACCACCTCCTCCGCCTCCGCCGCGGCAGCTGCCGCTCGGCCCCGAACCGGACCCGAGCCCCACCGATGGGGTGTCGCCCAGCGAGATCGAGTTCGAGCCCTTCCCCGAGCCCGGCGAGGGCAGCGACGACCCGGCGGGTGACGAGGTCGCGGTGGCCTTCCCCGGCGGCGGGGATCCCGACCGCCCCGTGCTCCTGGTGGTCGCCACGCTCGCCGTGGTCGGCTCGGCGACGACGTTCGGGGCGCTGGTGCTGTTCGGGCCGCCCTGGATGGGCGGCTGACCCGCCTCCCCCGGAAATCCACAGGCGCTGAGCGCGCGCCGTATCGCGTGTCGCACCCCCGACCTACGGTTGCGGTTGTGTGGAGCGCGGACGGTCCGGTACCGTCGCGCGGTCCCGCTCCGGGATCACCGGTCCGCCCCGGCGGACCCCCGATCCCGTCCCGGCCGCCCACCGGCCGGCCTTCCCCGAGAGGGATGGTGAGCGGGCCGCACCCCTGCCCCTACCGGCGGTGGCGCGCGCGTCCACGGGCGCCGCGCGGTCGCGACCGAGGGGGGCCCATGGACCAGAGGAGGTGCCATGCGTCGCTACGAGATGATGGTGATCATCCGCGACGAACTGGACGAGGAAGGCGCCCAGGGCGTCGTCCAGCGCATCCGTGACCTCGTGGAGCAACTCGAGGGTCGGATCGTGGACGAGGCTGACTGGGGGAAGCGCAAGTTCGCCTACGAGATCGACCACCAGAACTACGGGTGGTACGTGATCTTCGATGTCGAGCTGTCGGTCGAAGCCAAGGTCGAGATCGAACGCCAGCTGCGCATCAGCGACAACGTCCTGCGCTTCCTGACCGTGCGCCCCGAGGCCCACGTTCACCGCAGCAAGAGCGCCTGAGCCTGCTCCGCACCCCGTGGCCCGCCGGGCCGCGGGAGCAGACGAACCCGGCCGAGCCGGAGAGCAGCGAGCGAGAGGAGCCCGCGGTGGCCTACGAGAACAACTTCGTGACAATGATCGGCAACCTGGTCGACGAGCCCCAACTGCGCTTCACGGGCAGTGGCGTCCCGGTCGTCGGACTGCGCATCGCGTCCAGCCGGCGCTGGACGGGACAGGACGGCCAGCAGCGCGAGGAGACGATCTTCATCGACGTCAACGCGTGGCGCGAGCTCGCCGAGAACACGGCCGAGACGCTGCACAAGGGCGATCGGGCGATCGTGATCGGTCGGCTGAAGACGCGATCGTACGAGAACAAGGACAACCAGACGGTCTGGGTCACCGAGATCGAGGCCGACGAGATCGCGCCGAGCCTGCGCTGGGCCCGCGCGACCGTGGAGAAGACCAACCGTCCCAGCAGCAACGTCGGTGCCGGTGCCAGTGCCGGTGCCAACTACGGCAACGGCGACGGTGGCAGCGTGCCTCCACCGTCCGACGACGTCCCCTTCTGATCACGAAAGCGAGACACATCTATGGCTCGACGGAAGCGCCGTCGGCAGCAGCGGCAGCGTGCTTGCCGCTTCTGCCAGGACAGCATCGAGTACATCGACTACAAGGATCTGGCGACGCTCAAGCACTACCTGAACGAGCGCGCCAAGATCAAGGCGCGGCGCACGACGGGTGCCTGCGCGCAGCATCAGCGGCAGCTCGCGGCGGCGATCAAGAACGCCCGCGAGATGGCGCTGCTGCCCTACATCGCGCGCTGAGCGAGGTGATCGCATGAAGATCGTCCTGAAGGCGGAGGTCGACAACCTCGGGCTGCCCGGGGACGTCGTCGACGTCGCCGACGGCTACGGCCGCAACTACCTCATCCCGCGGGGGCTCGCCATCAAGGCGACCCCCGGCGCGATGAAGGAGGCCGCGGCGCTGACGCGCTCACGCAAGGCGCGCGAGGCCAAGACCCTCGGGTCGGCCGAGGCGGCCAAGAACGCCCTCGAGGCGCGCACGTTGCGCATCCCGGTACGCGTCGACGAGGCCGGGCACCTGTACGGCTCCGTCCGCGCCGAGGACGTCCGCACCGTGCTCAAGGCGCGTGGCCACGACATCGAGCGGCGCCGCATCGACCTCAAGACGCCGATCAAGCAGATCGGGACCTACGAGGTCGAGATCCACGTCCACCCCCAGGTCAGCGCCACCGTGGAGGTCGAGGTCGTGGACCAGGAGGGCGAGGTCACCGTCGAATCGCTCGCCGGCGCCAAGGCGGCCGAGGAGCGCTCGATCGAGGAGGCTGCGCTCGAGGCGGCCGCGCAGCTCGAGGGCGACGAGGCGGCCGAGGGCGAGCCCGGAACCGACGCGACCGAGAGCGAAGCCACCACCGACGAGGCGGCCCGCGACGAGGCGCCGCGGACCGACGCGGCCGCCCCGGCGGCGGCCAGTGACGAGCCCATCGAACAGCCGGAGGACGCCCCGGCGTAACGCGGGAAGGAGCCCCCGTGGGC harbors:
- the ssb gene encoding single-stranded DNA-binding protein, encoding MAYENNFVTMIGNLVDEPQLRFTGSGVPVVGLRIASSRRWTGQDGQQREETIFIDVNAWRELAENTAETLHKGDRAIVIGRLKTRSYENKDNQTVWVTEIEADEIAPSLRWARATVEKTNRPSSNVGAGASAGANYGNGDGGSVPPPSDDVPF
- a CDS encoding M20/M25/M40 family metallo-hydrolase; the protein is MSPEQLLDDLRRLVEVESPSGDLDALHACAAEVAELIVRRLGGDPHIDRDARVDWCTDPRADAPVLILGHLDTVWPLGTLNRLPFGITDDRVTGPGVFDMKAGLVVAVYAIAVLQENGTAPPVRILVTSDEETGSQTSRELIEEAARASGRVLVLEPCGPEGAIKTARKGVAIGRLTVHGRASHAGLAPERGINAAVALGRLLPAIEAMGEGETTVTPSLLRGGTTMNTVPARADVQFDIRFLDPSEPDRLRAALGALDAGPAELTWEVHVNRPPMRPAASEPLLPALRAAAAAAGVEVDTVAVGGASDGNLAAAAGAFVLDGLGPEGDGAHAEDEHVTVSGLARRVALLAELLPRVAAVPPPG
- the rpsR gene encoding 30S ribosomal protein S18, with product MARRKRRRQQRQRACRFCQDSIEYIDYKDLATLKHYLNERAKIKARRTTGACAQHQRQLAAAIKNAREMALLPYIAR
- the tyrS gene encoding tyrosine--tRNA ligase, coding for MNAEDAPNPLALLHERGYVQDVTDEAGLREALATRRVTFYVGFDPSAPSLHAGNLVGIMAMAWLQRLGHRPIAISGGATGRIGDPSGKDEERELLDDATIEANLSRHKAQLGRFLDLSQPDRGLLLDNHDWLGEFSFLGFLRDVGKHFSVNAMIARESVKRRLEEREQGISYTEFSYQLLQAYDFAHLYEAEGCILQGGGSDQWGNIVAGVDLIRRMHGGEAFGLTWPLLTTASGQKFGKSAGNAVWLDPDMTSPYAWYQYWLNTEDGDVERFLKLFTFLDLDEVGAIVTEHAEAPHRRHGQRRLAEELTRIVHGADGLAEAERATAVLFGDEPFTGLDDAILAEAFDAAPSAELPRERLESDDLGLLELMTTVGAAATNSEARRLVDQGAVRVNNARIDDSERTIGVEDLASETTLVVRVGKKRYYLARFV
- the rplI gene encoding 50S ribosomal protein L9; this translates as MKIVLKAEVDNLGLPGDVVDVADGYGRNYLIPRGLAIKATPGAMKEAAALTRSRKAREAKTLGSAEAAKNALEARTLRIPVRVDEAGHLYGSVRAEDVRTVLKARGHDIERRRIDLKTPIKQIGTYEVEIHVHPQVSATVEVEVVDQEGEVTVESLAGAKAAEERSIEEAALEAAAQLEGDEAAEGEPGTDATESEATTDEAARDEAPRTDAAAPAAASDEPIEQPEDAPA
- a CDS encoding TIGR03557 family F420-dependent LLM class oxidoreductase, translated to MIGYALICEEHPGSDLIRHAPAAQDHGFDYLSISDHFHPWTDTQGHSPFAWSILGALAVTTDLPLLTAVTCPIKRYHPALVAQMAATVAELAPDRLTLGLGSGELLNEHVVGGAWPDPVTRLEMVQEAIAIVRALFEGDEVSHRGRHFTVDRARLYTLPSSPPPIALAAGGESAARVAADVGAALVTTSPDADLIGAYRDAGGEGPVYGQITCCWADSEEAGRDTMRERWPQTVVGWDVSAELPTPSGFEDASAHASTEEAVGSSPVGPDPEPYADSVSTYLDAGCDHVAFHQVGPDQTGFLAFAKGELLPRLRS
- the rpsF gene encoding 30S ribosomal protein S6: MRRYEMMVIIRDELDEEGAQGVVQRIRDLVEQLEGRIVDEADWGKRKFAYEIDHQNYGWYVIFDVELSVEAKVEIERQLRISDNVLRFLTVRPEAHVHRSKSA
- a CDS encoding endonuclease domain-containing protein, whose amino-acid sequence is MGWTEFFEIVERQGGLGARRQALECDISASAFDRRVKAQSWDRPYAGVVRVPGAPYGPRERHRAALLAIGGDAALAGESALWWRGVTDKPPPVITILVDWRRRAPKLPGVRVIRSRVIREDDLEEVDGALVTTVRRAFLDLAGRLRRRRLRALLIDARQRRKVELADVAERALMVLRVPGRNRLLRLVAELAPDRADSILTELVFQGLVAADLVPDAVPATVPVSGRELHPDITFAARQVAIECDGYGSHSERSHLELDNRKNNAYLLAGWKVLRIDWGRFENDWDGFIAEVRAALAAAA
- a CDS encoding alpha/beta hydrolase, translated to MTAGDHPLPGGGTGGGAPRDSAARDGGARDGGARTIARDDVVVEGARLSHLVSGPDEGELVLLLHGMPASAELWRDVIPRFAVEGYRVLAPDLPGYGATRLPERGDRSLAGAATLLATWLTAREQQAWVIGHDLGGAVAQILVTAHPEVVSRLTLCDSVFADVWPVTPIRLLRAVARIRAYELMVRLRLGRNPYTSWQLRRGFADADRVDAATVERVFWDGKLDDPAGRREFARHLELLDNQQTVTIVDALRDVDVPVHLIWGTADAFLPWSPVGERLRDAFGISPRVTLVEDAGHFLPLERPDAFADAALAT
- a CDS encoding penicillin acylase family protein codes for the protein MARPTQRLLRTAFRATLGARLPITDGVLTVNGARAPVTIRRDGWGVPHVTAASAEDVWFGAGFAMGQDRSFQLELYKRLAAGELSELVGAGGIGWDRLARRIGFHHVAREQLDHLGDEERTVVTAYAAGVTAGATRGVPKPAHEFTLLRRAPTPHRPVDVLATIKFLSFLLAGNWESELARLRVLLADGPDALAVVDPGRDPQLPVTSPPGTALGEVIDHLSHDVEHVVGALAGAASNNWAVAGSRTSSGRPLLANDPHLPPLLPNLWYLLHLRSSEWTVAGASLVGTVGFGAAHNGHGAWGATAAHTDNTDLFIEEVGPDGRSVRGPDGWTPCTVREEVIEVRGGEPVIESVLETPRGPIVSPALEGIDVALSMAATWRAPRAAPGVLALPRARTFDDFRAAVRSWPAFQLNLAWADTSGTIGWQLVGDLPVRRRGYHTVPLPAWEANVGWEDDLLDPEQLPHVRDPDDGWVATANNEPVGAAHTAFLGADFLDGYRVAAIGELLQARDDWDVASTLAAQTDVRSLPWREIRESVLAAPRDDPDVAYVLGLLERWDGRVTADSSAATVFELLVAELAVRIVRVKAPRSADAMLGEPFTAITDHSILALRRVSHLSRLLRTQPDGWFDAPWSDLIADALRHVVHRLRTEHPDDWRWGHVRPLHLRHLVSEEAGPLRPIFDRGPYTVGGDAHTIPQNGSSPLDPTGPTLAIPSLRMVVDVGDWEESRWVLAGGQSGNPLSPHYDDQLEEWLSGRAIAIPWSEEAVARATTATLRLLPEADA